Proteins from a genomic interval of Rickettsia sp. Oklahoma-10:
- a CDS encoding single-stranded DNA-binding protein, with translation MAGSLNKVILIGNVGRDPEIRTTGEGKKIINLSLATTETWKDRVTGERKERTEWHRVVIFSEGLVSVVERYVTKGSKLYIEGSLQTRKWNDNSGQEKYTTEVVLQNFNAQLILLDSKNSNNHTQDLGHNEYKHLETKTHSFDHSDLDDEIPF, from the coding sequence ATGGCAGGTAGTTTAAATAAAGTAATATTAATAGGTAATGTAGGACGTGATCCTGAAATTAGAACTACAGGAGAAGGGAAAAAAATTATTAATCTTTCCTTAGCAACAACTGAAACTTGGAAAGATCGCGTCACCGGCGAACGAAAAGAACGAACCGAATGGCATAGAGTAGTGATATTTAGTGAAGGATTAGTATCTGTTGTGGAACGCTATGTTACAAAAGGTAGTAAATTATATATTGAAGGTTCATTGCAAACCCGTAAGTGGAATGATAATTCAGGTCAAGAAAAATATACCACGGAAGTTGTGTTACAAAACTTTAATGCACAATTAATATTATTAGATAGTAAAAATTCTAATAATCATACTCAAGATTTAGGACATAACGAATATAAACATCTTGAAACTAAAACTCATTCCTTTGATCATAGCGACTTAGATGATGAAATACCATTTTAA
- a CDS encoding alpha/beta hydrolase family protein, whose translation MQNFIWTIIFLVSIFLSGCSTTYDVASRVKHLQDIATQNNFQMQLVNGGDFTLTTYQRITNLNLPFVFYIEGDGHLADGSANSDNPTPVNPMLLKLAAIDKRPNVVYIARPCQYTPLEMNPKCISDYWLDKRMGQEVVDSINNVINIINNGQKFSLIGFSGGGGLTILIANQNSNVKDIITIAGNLDTKKFDKYHNYHGYLVKSLNPINYAKQVNNIPQLHLAGMDDTRVPPFITELYVKTSSSTCVKKQTFPNISHTKGWDKVWSNILDIPLVCDN comes from the coding sequence ATGCAAAATTTCATTTGGACAATAATATTTTTAGTGTCAATATTTCTTTCAGGGTGTTCTACTACTTATGATGTAGCTAGTAGGGTAAAGCATTTGCAAGATATAGCAACTCAAAATAACTTTCAGATGCAGCTGGTAAACGGAGGTGATTTTACCCTTACTACTTATCAGCGTATTACCAACCTTAACTTACCTTTTGTATTCTATATTGAAGGGGATGGGCATCTTGCAGATGGATCTGCTAATTCTGATAATCCTACTCCGGTTAATCCAATGCTCTTGAAACTTGCTGCAATCGATAAGAGACCAAATGTCGTTTATATAGCAAGGCCTTGTCAATATACACCTTTAGAAATGAACCCAAAATGCATTAGCGATTATTGGTTAGATAAAAGAATGGGACAAGAAGTTGTAGATTCAATTAACAATGTTATAAATATTATTAATAACGGACAAAAATTTAGCTTAATCGGTTTTTCAGGCGGTGGTGGACTTACAATATTAATCGCTAATCAAAATAGTAATGTGAAAGATATTATAACGATTGCCGGTAATTTAGATACTAAAAAGTTTGATAAATATCATAATTATCATGGTTATTTAGTTAAATCGTTAAATCCAATAAATTATGCAAAGCAGGTTAATAATATCCCGCAATTACATCTCGCTGGCATGGATGACACAAGGGTTCCACCTTTCATAACAGAACTTTATGTAAAAACAAGCAGCTCAACATGTGTAAAAAAGCAAACTTTTCCTAATATTTCTCATACAAAAGGTTGGGATAAAGTTTGGTCTAATATATTAGATATCCCTCTGGTTTGTGATAATTAG
- a CDS encoding A1G_07140 family DUF167 domain protein: protein MDKFYNYNSSLNQTLLNLKVKPNSKQNLISDFVIIKNIPYLKLSIKAVAEQGKANKEIINYLAKEWKLSRSNIEIIKGHTHSLKTILIKNIDKSYLNSIINSYIK from the coding sequence ATGGATAAGTTCTACAATTATAATTCTTCTTTAAATCAGACTTTACTTAATCTTAAAGTAAAACCTAATTCTAAACAGAATCTAATTAGCGATTTTGTAATTATTAAAAATATTCCATATCTAAAATTATCTATAAAAGCTGTAGCTGAGCAAGGTAAAGCTAATAAAGAAATTATAAATTATCTAGCAAAAGAATGGAAATTATCACGCAGTAATATCGAAATTATTAAAGGTCATACTCATAGCTTAAAAACAATATTGATAAAAAATATTGATAAAAGCTATTTAAATTCGATTATTAATTCCTATATTAAGTGA
- the htpG gene encoding molecular chaperone HtpG has translation MTQEKKKFDAEVGKILNLMIHSLYSHKEIFMRELISNASDACDKLRYLSQSNNTLVAGDSNFKITVKIDKNNGQIIIRDNGIGMNKEDLIENLGTIARSGTANFLRNLSGDSKKDNMLIGQFGVGFYSSFMVADKVTVTSRKAGEDKVYVWESDGLGEYTVSNSDKEFTRGTAIVLHIKKEEDNFLDHFRLKHIVKSYSDHIAVPIYFFDANGNNEIQLNSASALWTRPKLDITQEQYKEFYKSLSYAIDDPWITLHNKNEGAIEFTNLLFIPSNKTFDLFHPDRKRRVKLYIKRVFISDENIDLIPSYLRFLRGVVDSEDLPLNISRESLQHNSILEKIKNAITKRVLGELKKKKEESPEEYNKFWANFGGALKEGLCEATTDHEKLLEVCIFRSALHNKMISLDEYIANLKEGQNTIYYLSGDNPDKLLSSPQIEGLLSNNIDVLLFTDTVDDFWVNVNSEYKGHAIKSATRSDINVEQTTSPSEGENTDSKKSDDEYKLLTDYFKETLGNLVKDVKISKKLTSSPACLAVSESAMDIRMERFLIEQKQIANASAKNLELNPKNKIIEKLFNDLKANNKNNKELVNLIFDQACILEGEPVADTGAFSKRLNDIIQKAIL, from the coding sequence ATGACACAAGAAAAGAAAAAGTTTGATGCCGAGGTTGGCAAGATTTTAAATTTAATGATTCATTCTCTTTATAGTCATAAAGAAATTTTTATGCGAGAGTTAATTTCCAATGCTTCAGATGCTTGTGATAAACTACGCTATTTATCTCAAAGTAATAACACATTAGTAGCAGGCGATAGTAACTTTAAAATTACGGTTAAAATTGATAAGAATAATGGACAAATTATTATTCGTGATAACGGTATAGGCATGAATAAAGAGGATTTAATCGAAAACCTTGGTACTATCGCAAGATCAGGAACGGCAAATTTTCTTAGAAACTTATCTGGTGATTCTAAAAAAGATAATATGCTAATCGGTCAATTTGGCGTTGGGTTTTATTCAAGTTTTATGGTAGCCGATAAAGTAACTGTAACTTCAAGAAAAGCAGGAGAAGATAAAGTCTATGTTTGGGAATCAGACGGACTTGGTGAATATACTGTCTCAAATTCAGATAAAGAATTCACAAGAGGTACGGCAATCGTTTTACATATCAAAAAGGAAGAAGATAATTTCCTTGATCACTTCAGGTTAAAGCATATTGTTAAAAGCTATTCTGATCACATAGCAGTACCGATATATTTCTTTGATGCGAACGGCAACAACGAAATACAATTAAATTCTGCATCTGCATTATGGACAAGACCAAAATTAGACATTACGCAAGAACAATATAAAGAATTTTATAAAAGCTTATCTTACGCTATAGATGATCCGTGGATTACTCTGCATAATAAAAACGAGGGTGCTATAGAATTTACTAACCTACTTTTCATTCCATCAAACAAAACATTTGATTTATTCCATCCTGATCGCAAAAGACGAGTAAAACTATATATAAAAAGAGTATTTATTTCTGATGAGAATATTGATTTAATTCCGTCATATTTAAGATTTTTACGAGGTGTGGTTGATTCAGAAGATTTACCGCTAAATATTAGCCGTGAATCACTACAGCATAATAGCATACTTGAGAAAATCAAAAATGCTATTACAAAAAGAGTGCTGGGTGAACTTAAGAAAAAGAAAGAAGAATCACCTGAAGAGTACAATAAGTTCTGGGCTAATTTCGGCGGTGCGTTAAAAGAAGGGTTATGTGAGGCTACTACCGATCATGAAAAATTATTAGAGGTATGTATATTTAGAAGTGCCTTGCATAATAAAATGATTAGCCTTGACGAATATATAGCAAATCTAAAAGAAGGACAAAATACTATATATTATTTAAGCGGTGATAATCCTGATAAATTACTTTCAAGCCCACAAATCGAAGGATTGCTGAGTAACAATATCGATGTATTACTTTTCACTGATACTGTTGATGATTTTTGGGTAAATGTTAATAGTGAATATAAAGGGCATGCTATTAAATCTGCTACTAGAAGCGATATCAATGTAGAGCAAACTACTTCACCATCTGAAGGAGAAAATACAGATAGTAAAAAATCCGATGATGAATATAAATTACTAACTGATTATTTTAAAGAGACACTAGGGAATTTAGTTAAGGACGTTAAAATATCTAAAAAACTTACCTCAAGCCCTGCTTGTCTTGCAGTGAGTGAATCTGCTATGGATATTCGTATGGAGAGGTTTTTAATAGAGCAGAAACAAATAGCTAATGCATCAGCTAAAAATTTAGAACTAAATCCTAAAAATAAAATTATAGAGAAACTCTTTAACGACTTAAAAGCAAATAATAAAAATAATAAAGAGTTAGTTAATCTAATATTTGATCAAGCCTGTATTTTAGAGGGTGAACCTGTCGCTGATACCGGTGCGTTTTCAAAAAGATTAAACGATATTATACAAAAAGCCATATTATAA
- the hemA gene encoding 5-aminolevulinate synthase: MFYYDTIFSKHIDKIKSEGRYREFKALKRQADNFPFAEHEDKQIVMWCINDYLGMSKHTKVMQASIDALLKYGVGSGGTRNIGGNHTAILELEKELTSLHNKEAALVFTSGFVANDTTLASLAKIMPDIVFFSDELNHASIIAGIRSSRAEKYIYKHLDAKHLEELLQSVDINRPKIIVFESAYSMDGFFSPIKDIINLAKKYNALTFIDEVHTVGLYGKHGGGIAELLNYSNQIDIIQGTLAKAYGTIGGYITSNHNLVDAIRLTASGFIFTTSLPPVISTAATHSIRHLKESKKERIKHQEVVAKLKNSFERFNIPYLKNESHIVPIIIGDPIKAAKASNMLLNKYGIYVQHINFPTVPRGTERLRIIPTPAHTDKMINDLSVALVKIFTTLGIELEATQELNEEVRLNLINS, encoded by the coding sequence ATGTTTTATTACGATACTATATTTAGCAAACATATAGATAAGATAAAAAGCGAAGGAAGATATCGAGAATTTAAAGCTTTAAAAAGACAAGCAGATAATTTTCCTTTTGCAGAGCATGAAGATAAACAAATAGTTATGTGGTGCATTAATGATTATTTGGGTATGAGTAAACATACAAAAGTAATGCAAGCTTCTATAGATGCTTTACTAAAATATGGTGTTGGATCAGGTGGAACCCGCAATATCGGCGGTAATCATACCGCCATTCTTGAGCTTGAAAAAGAGCTGACAAGTTTACATAATAAAGAGGCAGCTTTAGTTTTTACATCTGGTTTTGTTGCAAACGATACAACGCTTGCAAGCCTTGCTAAAATTATGCCAGATATAGTATTTTTTTCCGATGAGCTAAATCATGCATCAATCATTGCAGGAATTAGAAGTTCAAGAGCCGAAAAATATATATATAAACATTTAGACGCTAAGCATCTAGAAGAACTTCTGCAATCAGTCGATATTAATAGACCGAAAATTATTGTTTTTGAATCGGCTTACTCTATGGACGGGTTCTTCTCGCCTATCAAAGATATAATTAACTTAGCCAAAAAATATAACGCTTTAACCTTTATAGACGAAGTTCATACGGTTGGTTTATACGGTAAGCATGGTGGAGGCATTGCAGAGCTTCTGAATTATAGCAATCAAATCGATATTATTCAAGGTACGCTTGCTAAAGCCTATGGCACTATTGGCGGTTATATCACGAGCAATCATAATTTAGTCGATGCTATAAGACTAACCGCTTCAGGATTTATTTTTACTACTTCTCTTCCACCGGTAATTTCTACCGCTGCAACACATAGTATTAGACATCTTAAAGAATCAAAGAAAGAACGAATAAAACATCAAGAAGTAGTTGCAAAACTTAAAAACTCTTTTGAACGTTTTAATATACCTTATTTGAAAAATGAGAGTCATATAGTACCGATAATTATCGGCGATCCAATAAAAGCGGCTAAAGCATCAAATATGTTACTTAATAAATATGGCATTTACGTTCAACATATAAATTTTCCAACTGTACCACGGGGTACAGAACGCTTAAGAATCATCCCAACCCCTGCCCATACTGATAAAATGATCAATGATTTATCTGTAGCTTTAGTCAAGATATTTACCACACTTGGTATAGAATTAGAGGCTACACAAGAACTCAACGAAGAAGTACGTTTGAATCTTATTAATTCATAA
- the tig gene encoding trigger factor: MGVTVLKNEGLDFHAKISTPLSEIDDEIQKELLDLTKKVKIAGFRTGKVPVSIVKKKYGPSIRNDIIERRINQSVNYIIKEHNLNIIGRPKIEELQNEPDKALEFTIKIELLPKIIIPDLKKISLDRPKLAVSPKDVEEQLEKLAKLTKSYTKESKVKINDGDQVTIDAIGYIKDETFEGGKLNDFKVVIGSNTLIPGFEQQLIGSKTGSEVDVNVTFPQNYHAKDLAGKDARFVVQIKAVHTAEPTLINDEFAKKFQSNSLEELRTHFAKQIENESEEAINTIMKMHLFDKLEKLLDFDVPASLLEQEKNILKSETDKSEQDASLLKDKSSKEITEYYNKLALRRVRIGLLLAEYAKSKNLQLESDDLRKVIMQQARNFPGQENVILDFYKKNPRAIEELKGPALEDKTVQYIFNNEIKLKEQKYTKEELEKYLEAEEQRITLI, encoded by the coding sequence ATGGGAGTTACCGTATTAAAAAACGAAGGATTGGATTTTCATGCAAAAATCTCTACTCCTTTAAGTGAGATAGATGATGAGATTCAAAAAGAATTACTTGATTTAACCAAAAAAGTTAAAATAGCAGGTTTTAGAACTGGTAAAGTACCGGTTTCAATTGTTAAGAAAAAATATGGTCCTTCCATCAGGAATGATATAATAGAAAGAAGAATTAACCAATCGGTAAATTACATTATTAAAGAGCATAATCTAAATATAATCGGTAGACCCAAAATTGAAGAATTGCAAAATGAGCCTGACAAAGCTTTAGAATTTACTATAAAGATAGAGCTATTACCTAAAATTATTATTCCAGATTTAAAGAAAATTTCACTAGACCGTCCAAAATTAGCAGTAAGCCCTAAAGATGTTGAAGAACAACTAGAAAAGCTTGCTAAATTAACAAAAAGTTATACCAAAGAAAGTAAAGTAAAAATAAATGATGGAGATCAGGTTACTATTGATGCAATTGGATATATTAAAGATGAAACTTTTGAAGGCGGTAAATTAAATGATTTTAAGGTAGTAATAGGTAGTAATACACTTATTCCCGGTTTTGAGCAACAATTAATAGGTTCTAAAACAGGTAGTGAAGTAGATGTTAATGTTACTTTTCCTCAAAATTATCATGCTAAAGATTTAGCAGGTAAGGATGCTCGTTTTGTAGTACAAATTAAAGCAGTACATACTGCAGAACCTACCCTTATTAATGACGAATTCGCTAAAAAATTCCAAAGTAATAGCCTTGAAGAATTGCGTACACATTTTGCTAAACAAATAGAAAATGAGTCGGAAGAAGCTATTAATACTATAATGAAAATGCACTTATTTGATAAGTTAGAAAAATTGTTAGATTTTGATGTGCCGGCATCTTTATTAGAGCAAGAAAAAAATATTTTAAAATCAGAGACTGATAAAAGTGAACAAGATGCATCATTATTGAAAGATAAATCCTCTAAAGAAATAACAGAATATTATAACAAATTAGCATTACGCCGTGTGCGAATAGGTTTATTACTTGCTGAATATGCAAAATCTAAAAATTTGCAATTAGAGTCTGATGATTTAAGAAAAGTTATTATGCAACAAGCACGTAATTTCCCCGGGCAAGAAAATGTAATTCTTGATTTTTATAAAAAAAATCCTAGAGCAATTGAGGAACTGAAAGGCCCTGCTTTAGAAGATAAAACTGTCCAATATATATTTAATAATGAAATAAAACTTAAAGAACAGAAATATACTAAGGAAGAACTAGAGAAATATCTAGAAGCAGAAGAGCAACGTATTACTTTGATTTAA
- the obgE gene encoding GTPase ObgE: MNFIDEVKIYIKGGNGGNGCVSFHREKFIDRGGPDGGNGGRGGSVIFRSNHHLNTLVNYRYKQHFTAENGENGKGSNRSGKSGKSLVLDVPIGTQIFSEDGKLLHDFTEDDQSFEIIKGGSGGLGNSHFKTSVNQAPRKHTEGKIAEEMWIHLSLKLLSDIGFVGLPNAGKSTFLSVVTAARPKIADYPFTTLIPNLGVIYVDDEEFVIADIPGLIAGAHQGHGLGDKFLKHIERCNVLIHLIDGSSNDVVADYNTVRLELESYSNYLKNKIEIICLNKCDILTDKEIREKINKLRKITNKEVFPISTYTNTGVNKVVKLALEVIKIGSNIT; encoded by the coding sequence ATGAATTTTATTGATGAAGTTAAAATATATATAAAAGGTGGAAACGGTGGTAATGGTTGTGTTAGTTTCCATCGTGAGAAATTTATTGATAGAGGCGGACCGGACGGTGGTAACGGAGGGCGTGGCGGTAGTGTTATTTTTAGAAGTAATCACCATCTTAATACTCTAGTAAATTATCGATATAAGCAGCATTTTACCGCTGAGAACGGCGAAAATGGTAAAGGTTCAAATAGAAGTGGCAAATCAGGAAAATCGTTAGTTCTTGATGTTCCTATTGGCACGCAAATCTTTTCAGAAGACGGTAAATTATTGCATGACTTTACTGAGGATGATCAGAGCTTTGAAATAATTAAAGGAGGAAGCGGTGGTCTTGGTAATAGCCATTTTAAAACATCAGTTAATCAAGCGCCAAGGAAGCATACAGAAGGGAAGATCGCTGAAGAAATGTGGATTCATTTAAGCTTAAAACTTCTCTCTGATATTGGATTTGTGGGGCTTCCAAATGCCGGTAAATCTACTTTTTTATCAGTTGTAACTGCTGCTAGGCCTAAAATTGCTGATTATCCCTTTACTACTTTAATACCGAATCTTGGGGTGATATATGTTGATGACGAAGAGTTTGTCATAGCCGATATTCCAGGCTTAATTGCAGGAGCTCATCAAGGTCATGGTCTTGGTGATAAATTCTTAAAACATATAGAGAGATGTAATGTATTAATACATTTAATAGATGGCTCTAGTAATGATGTAGTTGCAGATTATAATACGGTACGTCTTGAACTTGAATCATATTCCAATTATCTAAAAAACAAAATCGAAATCATATGTCTGAATAAATGTGATATTCTTACCGATAAGGAGATACGGGAAAAAATAAATAAGTTGCGGAAAATTACTAATAAAGAAGTTTTTCCTATCTCTACCTATACTAATACCGGAGTAAATAAAGTAGTCAAACTTGCTTTAGAGGTTATAAAAATCGGGAGTAATATTACCTAG
- a CDS encoding citrate synthase, whose translation MTNENNNDSEFAELKIRGQIFKLPILKASIGKDVIDISRVSSEADCFNYDPGFMSTASCRSTITYIDGDKGILRHRGYDIKDLAEKSNFLEVAYLLIYGELPSSEQYNNFTKKVAVHSLVNERLHYLFQTFCSSSHPMAIMLAAVGSLAAFYPDLLNFKEADYELTVIRMIAKIPTIAAMSYKYSIGQPFIYPDNSLDFTENFLHMMFATPCTKYEVNPVIKNALNKIFILHADHEQNASTSTVRIAGSSGANPFACISTGIASLWGPAHGGANEAVINMLKEIGSSENIPKYIAKAKDKDDPFRLMGFGHRVYKNYDPRAVVLKETCKEVLKELGQLENNPLLKIAIELESIALKDQYFIERKLYPNVDFYSGIIYKAMGIPSQMFTVLFAIARTVGWMAQWKEMHEDPEQKISRPRQLYTGYVHREYKGIQERK comes from the coding sequence ATGACCAATGAAAATAATAATGATTCAGAATTTGCTGAATTAAAAATCAGAGGACAAATATTTAAATTACCTATACTTAAAGCAAGTATTGGTAAGGACGTAATTGATATAAGTAGGGTGTCTTCGGAAGCTGATTGCTTTAATTACGACCCCGGTTTTATGTCTACTGCTTCTTGTAGATCCACAATAACCTATATAGATGGTGATAAGGGAATCTTACGACATCGAGGATATGATATTAAGGATTTAGCTGAGAAAAGCAATTTTTTAGAGGTAGCATATTTATTGATTTATGGAGAATTACCAAGTAGTGAGCAGTATAATAATTTTACTAAAAAAGTTGCTGTTCATTCGTTAGTAAATGAACGACTACATTATCTGTTCCAAACATTTTGTAGCTCTTCTCATCCTATGGCTATTATGCTTGCGGCTGTCGGTTCTCTTGCTGCATTTTATCCTGATTTATTGAATTTTAAGGAAGCAGATTATGAACTTACCGTTATTAGAATGATTGCTAAGATACCGACCATTGCTGCAATGTCTTATAAATATTCTATAGGACAACCCTTTATTTATCCTGATAATTCGTTAGATTTTACTGAAAATTTCTTACACATGATGTTTGCAACGCCTTGTACAAAGTATGAAGTAAATCCAGTAATAAAAAATGCTCTTAATAAGATATTTATTCTGCATGCTGACCATGAGCAGAATGCTTCTACCTCAACAGTAAGAATTGCTGGCTCATCCGGAGCTAATCCTTTTGCTTGTATTAGTACAGGTATTGCCTCACTTTGGGGGCCTGCTCACGGCGGGGCTAATGAAGCGGTAATAAATATGCTTAAAGAAATCGGTAGTTCTGAAAATATCCCTAAATACATAGCTAAAGCTAAAGATAAAGATGACCCATTTAGGTTAATGGGATTTGGTCATCGTGTTTATAAAAACTATGATCCACGTGCCGTAGTACTTAAAGAAACTTGTAAGGAAGTATTAAAGGAACTTGGACAGCTAGAAAACAATCCGCTCTTAAAGATAGCAATAGAACTTGAATCTATTGCTCTTAAAGATCAATATTTTATTGAGAGAAAATTATATCCAAATGTTGATTTTTATTCGGGTATTATCTATAAAGCTATGGGTATACCGTCACAAATGTTCACGGTACTTTTTGCAATAGCGAGAACCGTAGGTTGGATGGCACAGTGGAAAGAAATGCATGAAGATCCTGAACAAAAAATCAGCAGACCGAGACAGCTTTACACTGGTTATGTACATAGAGAGTATAAGGGTATTCAAGAGAGAAAATGA
- a CDS encoding uracil-DNA glycosylase family protein, which translates to MNNTLKWLSTIGVEYYCSTQPQKLNIDKSQENNQINPMQCKTVDKILEVNTGKMHTSISLARSLADKANNIEELRESLLNFNGCELKKFATNTVFGDGNQKAQIMLIGEAPGSTEDLKGIPFCGESGNLLDNMLYSIGISRKNNAYITNTVFWRPPANRQPTLEEVDICKPFVEKHIALVNPKLIILVGSTAATSLLGTNLGITKIRQEYYFYTNQYLSSPIQTTAIFHPAYLLRQPMQKRNSWYDLLKIKEYLVNNKLMLN; encoded by the coding sequence ATGAATAATACGCTTAAATGGTTAAGTACAATCGGTGTTGAATATTACTGCTCTACGCAGCCACAAAAATTAAATATTGATAAATCCCAAGAAAACAATCAAATTAATCCTATGCAATGCAAAACAGTTGATAAAATTCTTGAAGTAAATACTGGTAAAATGCATACTAGTATTAGTTTAGCGAGATCTCTTGCCGACAAAGCTAATAATATAGAAGAACTAAGAGAATCTCTACTAAATTTTAATGGCTGTGAACTTAAGAAATTTGCTACTAATACCGTTTTTGGTGATGGTAATCAGAAAGCTCAAATTATGTTAATAGGCGAAGCTCCGGGAAGTACTGAAGATTTAAAAGGTATACCTTTTTGTGGTGAAAGCGGGAATTTACTTGATAATATGCTATATAGCATCGGAATTTCACGGAAAAATAATGCTTATATTACTAATACAGTATTTTGGCGTCCTCCTGCTAATAGACAACCGACACTTGAAGAAGTCGATATTTGCAAACCTTTTGTTGAGAAGCATATTGCTCTCGTTAACCCTAAATTAATTATCTTAGTTGGTAGTACGGCTGCAACTAGCTTACTTGGAACAAATTTGGGTATTACTAAAATTAGACAAGAATATTATTTTTATACCAATCAATATTTATCTTCACCCATTCAAACTACTGCAATTTTTCACCCTGCATATCTGCTACGTCAACCTATGCAAAAACGTAACTCATGGTATGATTTACTAAAGATTAAGGAGTATTTAGTAAATAATAAACTCATGCTTAATTAA
- a CDS encoding RluA family pseudouridine synthase: MLKYSVPHELNDIRLDKALSLLLKNVSRNQIQKAIKDLQVLVNDVIISDPDVLVKENDIILFSFKEPEELKIEAANIALDIIYENDDLIVINKAAGMTVHPGAGHHNDTLVNALLHYTKNLSDIGSSERPGIVHRLDKDTTGLMVVAKNNKAHMLLANQIEQRQVIRKYKALIWGVINPLEGVIKNNVGRSRSDRQKMTILKYGGKEAVTHYKTLELFYGGTISMVECKLSTGRTHQIRVQLSHLKHSVVGDQTYGNNNRKVTHSPPELKAKLIDFKRQALHSWYLSFTHPTSNEIMEFSCKLPSDMEEIISLDLIPKAGIHRQ, encoded by the coding sequence ATGTTAAAATATTCTGTACCGCATGAACTAAATGATATAAGGCTTGATAAAGCCCTATCATTACTTCTTAAAAATGTTTCAAGGAATCAAATCCAAAAAGCTATTAAAGATTTGCAAGTACTAGTTAATGATGTAATTATTTCTGATCCTGACGTTTTGGTCAAGGAGAATGATATTATATTATTTTCTTTTAAAGAACCTGAAGAACTAAAAATTGAGGCAGCAAATATAGCACTCGATATAATCTATGAAAATGATGATCTAATTGTAATTAATAAAGCTGCAGGTATGACGGTACACCCAGGAGCTGGTCATCATAATGATACACTTGTTAATGCTTTATTACACTATACGAAGAATTTATCGGATATCGGTTCATCAGAAAGACCTGGAATAGTACATCGTTTAGATAAAGATACTACAGGCTTGATGGTAGTTGCTAAAAATAATAAAGCACATATGCTACTTGCAAATCAGATAGAGCAAAGACAGGTAATACGAAAGTATAAAGCATTAATTTGGGGAGTAATTAACCCACTAGAAGGAGTGATTAAGAATAATGTAGGTCGCAGCCGAAGCGATCGACAAAAAATGACCATATTAAAATATGGTGGTAAAGAAGCCGTAACACATTATAAGACTCTAGAATTATTTTATGGTGGCACTATTAGTATGGTAGAATGCAAGCTTAGCACAGGTAGAACTCATCAAATTAGGGTGCAGCTAAGCCATTTAAAGCATTCGGTAGTTGGTGATCAAACTTATGGCAATAACAACCGAAAAGTTACTCATTCTCCACCTGAATTAAAAGCAAAATTAATTGATTTTAAACGCCAAGCTCTGCATTCTTGGTATTTAAGTTTTACTCATCCAACTAGTAATGAGATTATGGAATTTTCTTGTAAGCTGCCAAGTGATATGGAAGAGATAATTTCGCTTGATTTAATTCCTAAAGCAGGAATCCATAGACAATAA